The Aspergillus luchuensis IFO 4308 DNA, chromosome 6, nearly complete sequence genome segment TCATGAAGTAATCCGCAGTGGCCTTTGACTTGGTCAAGATTATGTCGGTATGCTTTGAGGAATGGGTATTGATGTGGTCGATCGCTGCATCAACACCTGAACCGGGAGCAGATGCAGGTATCGTTTTGATAGCAAGGATCAGATCCAGAAATTCTGTATTATAGTCGGACTCGACGGCATCCACGATAGAACTCATCTCCACAGAGTCTAAAGTATCCGCCAGCGCACCTTTCGAGGGTTCGTCACACTTCAAAGTAACACCCTTCGCCACGAGGGCCTTGGCAACAGTAGGTAGTATGGTCCTCAAAACAGCTTCATTCACCAGCAGGGTCTCCAGAGAGTTGCAAGCGGCTGGATAATCCGTCTTGGAATCGACGAGCACTTTAACGGAAACGTCCAGGTCCGCGTCATGATGTACGTAAGCGGAGCAAAGGCCATCTGCGTGGCCTAATACTGGAATTTTGGTGTTGTCTTTGACGAAGCGAACAAGGTCATTCGACCCGCGAGGGATGACTAAATCAATCAAAGTATCTTGGGCCAGCAAGGAAGAAACCACGTCTCTGGTCTGTACGAGCTGGATGGAGGACTTGGGAACGCGGGTGCTCGATATGGCTTGAGAGATCACCGTCGATATTGCGACGAAAGATTCAGTTGATTCTTTCCCGCCTGTTACTATGGTCAGCAATGCATGAAAATCTAGAGCGGGTATGTGATCGAAACCTTTTAGGATAGCTGCATTGCCAGACTTGATAGATAAGGCAGCAATATTTGCGATCACCTCAGGGCGAGCTTCGAAAATTATCAACAACACTCCAATGGGACAGCTCACCCTCTCCAATGTAAGTCCATCATCGAGCAGTGTCCTCAGAGTCACGTTTCCAACTTCGACAAGTCAGAAAGCGCACACTAAAACAATCGAGTATTCTTACTTGGATCCGTCAAATCCCGCACACTGAGGATTCCTTGCAACATATCATCATATTTCCCCGGCCTTGATAAGTCAAGCCTCTTCAAGACGCTAGAATTCAgatccccatcctccgcggCACGGCTTGCCAATGCGACATCCTTTGCGTTGGCGGCTAGGATGGCATCCTTATTAGCCAAAAGACCCTCATACAGCGCCGTTAATGCTTCATTGCGCTCAGCATTTGATAGGACCGCTAGCCGTCTAGCAGCTACGGATGCAGTGCTTGCGATACTGCCGGCAGAAGACTGTGTAAGCGACATTTGCTAGATTTCACTAAGGAGAATGGAAGACATTGGGTAAGAACACGGGAAGTGAGGGGTCACGGATTGAAGTTGGTAATATTACCTAAGCAATCAGTAGACTTTCAGTACTAGTTAGTATGTACCCCGTGCACCGAGAAAGTATCCGTTTCGGCCTCTTTGGCTAGTTGATGTTTTGCCCATACTCGGCATTCTGCAATTCATCAGAAATTGACCAGCATATGTGTACCTACAAGTTAGGCCTGATGACCTCGGTGAATGCCCCTTTCACGGTTATCGTTTGACATCACGCTCAGTAGCTTTCTACTGTCAGTATAATGTCGGCCCGATGCCTACAACAACTGTTCTGTTGTGCTGCTGTAACAACCAATCTTAAACTACAGCATATCATGGTTGAATATTACACTGATATCAAACTCTTTCCCTTGCTCCttgagtactagtagtatcccTAGTCTCTACGTATTTGGATCTGGCTAGGGATACGACATAGTGCCTCACGAACCAGGAGTGTGGCTTTTGATGTTAAAATAACGGTCCTATTGGTAACTGAAGTGAAGCAGTAGTGAGTATTCCACGTATGTACTACTAGTTCTGTATATTACCCTTGATTTGTACTGAGGCAAGGTGGTTGCGAGTAAATTAGTCTGCTCTAGTTAGCTGTCGTAGCTAACGTGCATGCACCGTGTATGAGGTAATAAGTGG includes the following:
- a CDS encoding glutamate-5-semialdehyde dehydrogenase (BUSCO:EOG0926388H;~COG:E;~EggNog:ENOG410PG7C;~InterPro:IPR015590,IPR012134,IPR000965,IPR016161, IPR016162,IPR016163;~PFAM:PF00171;~go_function: GO:0004350 - glutamate-5-semialdehyde dehydrogenase activity [Evidence IEA];~go_function: GO:0016491 - oxidoreductase activity [Evidence IEA];~go_function: GO:0016620 - oxidoreductase activity, acting on the aldehyde or oxo group of donors, NAD or NADP as acceptor [Evidence IEA];~go_function: GO:0050661 - NADP binding [Evidence IEA];~go_process: GO:0006561 - proline biosynthetic process [Evidence IEA];~go_process: GO:0055114 - oxidation-reduction process [Evidence IEA]), which codes for MSLTQSSAGSIASTASVAARRLAVLSNAERNEALTALYEGLLANKDAILAANAKDVALASRAAEDGDLNSSVLKRLDLSRPGKYDDMLQGILSVRDLTDPIGNVTLRTLLDDGLTLERVSCPIGVLLIIFEARPEVIANIAALSIKSGNAAILKGGKESTESFVAISTVISQAISSTRVPKSSIQLVQTRDVVSSLLAQDTLIDLVIPRGSNDLVRFVKDNTKIPVLGHADGLCSAYVHHDADLDVSVKVLVDSKTDYPAACNSLETLLVNEAVLRTILPTVAKALVAKGVTLKCDEPSKGALADTLDSVEMSSIVDAVESDYNTEFLDLILAIKTIPASAPGSGVDAAIDHINTHSSKHTDIILTKSKATADYFMSSIDSAGVFWNASTRFADGMRYGFGTEVGISTNKIHSRGPVGLDGLTIYKYLIRGDGHRAGDYFDGVGGKKWKHEALPL